From the Rhizobium sp. SL42 genome, the window GATCGCGATTTCCGCGAGGTGCTTCTGCGGCTCGCTTAGTCTTGGAGCCGAATTTCATTCATCAGCAAATTAAAAAGGGGAATTCCATGCTGAAGACCAAACTGAAATATACACTGCTTGCCACCGCCTTGATGCTTGGCGGTTCCGCCATGAGCGCCAATGCCGCATCCTATTGCGCCGACGGCAATACCGTCACCTTTGCCGGCATCGACTGGGAAAGCGGCGCCCTGATCACGGAAGTGATGAAGACGATCCTTTCCAAGGGCTATGACTGCAAGGTGGACTCGATCCCCGGCAATTCGGTGACCCTGGAGCAGGCGACCGCCAACAATGACGTGCAGATCTTTGCCGAGGAATGGATCGGCCGTTCCGACGTCTGGAACAATGCCGCAGCCGCCGGTCAGGTGACGTCTGTCGGCAAGACCTTTGTCGGTGCGTCGGAGGGCTGGTTCGTGCCCGAATATCTCGTCAAGGGCGACGAAGCTCGCGGCATCAAGGCCGCAGCGCCGGACCTGAAAAGCGTTTCGCAGCTTTCCGATCCAAAGTTCGTCGAGCTGTTCAAGGATCCGGAAGAGCCGTCCAAGGGCCGCTTCCTCAATTGCCCGTCTGGCTGGACCTGCGAAGGTGTGAACACCGCCAAGCTCGAGGCCTACAAGCTGACGGACACCTATGTGAATTTCCGTCCCGGCACGGGCACGGCGCTCGATGCGGCGATCAGCTCGGCTTATCTGCAGGGCGAGCCGGTGCTCTTCTACTACTGGAGCCCGACAGCCGTGATGGGCAAGTTCAAGCTGGTCCAGCTCGAAGAGCCGGCCTATGACGAGGCTTGCTGGAAGGAACTGACGAGTGCCACCGGCAAGCGCGAGGCAGGCTGCGCCTTCCCGGCCGTCGAAGTCGCCTACGGCGTCAACAGCACCTTTGCCAAGGAAGCGCCGGAGATCATCGAAATTCTCGGCAAGGCCACCTTCCCGCTGGAAGAGGTCAATGCGAGCCTCGCCTATATGGTCGATCAGAAGGCTGATGCGGCGGCTGCCGCAAACGAGTTCCTGAAGACCAAGGGCGATGTCTGGGGCGCATGGGTCTCCGCCGATGCCAAGGCCAAGATCGAGGCCTCGCTGAAATAA encodes:
- a CDS encoding ABC transporter substrate-binding protein gives rise to the protein MLKTKLKYTLLATALMLGGSAMSANAASYCADGNTVTFAGIDWESGALITEVMKTILSKGYDCKVDSIPGNSVTLEQATANNDVQIFAEEWIGRSDVWNNAAAAGQVTSVGKTFVGASEGWFVPEYLVKGDEARGIKAAAPDLKSVSQLSDPKFVELFKDPEEPSKGRFLNCPSGWTCEGVNTAKLEAYKLTDTYVNFRPGTGTALDAAISSAYLQGEPVLFYYWSPTAVMGKFKLVQLEEPAYDEACWKELTSATGKREAGCAFPAVEVAYGVNSTFAKEAPEIIEILGKATFPLEEVNASLAYMVDQKADAAAAANEFLKTKGDVWGAWVSADAKAKIEASLK